Below is a window of Caldalkalibacillus uzonensis DNA.
GACAAGTTTATTGCCCTGGGACCGGTGATCAGAGAGCAAATCGGGGCCAAGGGGCTGGGTTGGAAGGCAGATAAAGAATATGATAAGTTAAAGCAGATGCTGGGGACGGCCGAAACAGCACGGTACAAGGATTGTCCCAGCCTGTTTACTGACCGGGATGCGGCAGAAGCCATCTTGACGTTGTCCAGCTCCACAAACGGTTCCATGGCGCTGAAGGCCTGGGAAGTGGCAGAGAGCAAAACGGGACAAAAACTGAAAGATTTGGTCAAAGAGCGTGCGGAAGAGCATTTGACATTTGACATGATAACGGCTCAGCCCAGGCAAGTGTTGACCACCCCCGTGTATAGTGGTACGGAAACCGGCAACCGCCGTTATTCTCCGTTTACGACCAATGTAGAGCGGCTGATCCCGTGGCGGACGCTGACAGGAAGGCAGCACTTTTATCTTGACCACGAACTGATGCTGGAGTTTGGGGAAGAATTGCCCACCTTCAAAGCTCCTCTCCGCAAGGCCTCCTTTTACGACAGCGACCGCAAGCCGCAAATCAAAGGGAAAGAAATCGCGCTCAGATATTTAACCCCTCACTACAAATGGTCCTATCACAGCACATACTGGGACACGCTGCCGATGTTAACCTTGTTTCGCGGGGGGCCACATGTCTGGTTAAACAATAAAGATGCTGAAGAAGTGGGAATCGCCGACAATGATTGGTTGGAAATGTATAACCGCAATGGCGTTGTTGTGGCCCGGGCCGTGGTCAGCCACCGCTTGCCCAGAGGGGTGGCTTTCATGTATCACGTACAGGACCGTTACATTAATGTTCCTGGCTCACCCATTAGCAAGCTTCGTGGGGGAACATTTAACAGTCCGACACGGATTCATGTTAAGCCGACTCAGATGGTTGGCGGTTATGCCCAGTTAAGCTATGGCTTTAATTATTACGGACCGACGGGCAACCAGCGGGATGAACAGGTATTGATCCGCAGATTGGACAAAGAGGAGGTGGACTGGCTTGAAGATTAAGGCCCAGTTCGGGATGGTGATGAACCTGGATAAATGTATCGGCTGCCATACATGCAGCATCACTTGCAATAACACCTGGACAAACCGCCCTGGTGCGGAGTACATGTGGTGGAACAATGTTGAGACAAAGCCGGGAATAGGCTATCCGAAGGAATGGGAAAATCAGGACATCCATAAAGGCGGCTGGGTATTAAAGAACGGGAAACTGGAATTGCGGGCTGGGGGGCGGGCCAATAAACTGCTCAATATTTTTTACAATCCTGATATGACCCTCATTGATGACTTTTATGAACCATGGACGTACGAGTATGAGCACCTGATTAACAGTCCCGAGAAGAACCACCAGCCTGTAGCCCGGCCCAAGTCCCAACTGACTGGTGACTATATGGATCTTCAGTGGGGACCTAATTGGGAGGATGATTTGGCCGGCGTGCATGAGACAGGAAAACGGGACCCTAACATGCACGGTTTGGAAGAAAAAGTAAAATTTGAATTTGAACAAACGTTCATGATGTATCTGCCTCGGATTTGCGAGCATTGCATTAACCCGCCGTGTGTTTCATCCTGTCCGTCAGGGGCCATTTATAAACGGGATGAGGACGGCATTGTCTTGGTTGATCAGGATGCCTGCCGCAGCTGGCGGTTTTGTGTGACAGGCTGTCCCTACAAAAAGGTATATTTTAACTGGAAGACGCATAAAGCGGAAAAGTGCACTTTTTGCTTTCCCAGAATCGAGGCAGGTTTGCCCACTATCTGCTCAGAGACCTGTGTGGGCCGGCTGCGCTATATAGGCATCGTCTTCTATGACTTGGACAAAGTGGAGACGGCGGCTTCGGTGCCGGATGAAAAAAATCTTTATCATGCCCAACTCGATATCTTTCTCGATCCCCATGATCCTCAAGTGATTGAAGCCGCCCGGCAAGCGGGTTATACCGAGGACTGGATCGAAGCGGCTCAGCGCTCTCCCATCTACAAGCTGGCCGTTGAACAGAAGATCGCTTTGCCTCTGCATCCTGAATACCGCACGTTGCCCATGGTGTGGTATGTTCCTCCGCTCAGTCCCATCATGAGCGCCTTTGATGGAGGGTTGGATGACATCAATCCCCATGTGATATTCCCTGCCATAGATGAGATGCGCATCCCCATTGAATATTTGGCCAATATGCTCAGTGCGGGGGATACGGAAGTAATCCGCACTGTGCTGAAAAAAATGGTGGTGATGAGAAGTTACATGCGAGCTGTTACTTTGGGCAAAGAGCCGGACAAAACCTTACTGGATAAAGTGGGCATGACAGAAGAGACAGTCCGGGAGATGTATGAGCTGTCGGCCATTGCCAAGTATTCGGACCGCTATGTCATACCTTCATCCCACCGTGAAATGGCAGATAATATGTTTCTTGGGCAGGGAACGGCCGGTTACGATTTTATGGAAGGCTGCTCTGGCTGCGCCGTTAATGCATATATGGACGACGACTATAAGTTTGGAGATGATTATTGGAGGGATATGGATGAACCAACACCAAAAAATCTTTAAATTGGCTTCTCTCTTTTTGCAATATCCGGACAAAGAATGGGTGGACAATGGTGATTTAGAGCAGGAGGTTTCCTGCTTGGAAAATCAGCTTGTGCGCGAGTGTTATCTCCAATTTCTGAAGTATGTGCAGCATACCCCACTGGAGAAGCTTTGCGAAACATATGTCCAGACGTTTGATTTTAGCGATAAAACAACCTTGTATTTAACATAC
It encodes the following:
- the narH gene encoding nitrate reductase subunit beta, with the translated sequence MKIKAQFGMVMNLDKCIGCHTCSITCNNTWTNRPGAEYMWWNNVETKPGIGYPKEWENQDIHKGGWVLKNGKLELRAGGRANKLLNIFYNPDMTLIDDFYEPWTYEYEHLINSPEKNHQPVARPKSQLTGDYMDLQWGPNWEDDLAGVHETGKRDPNMHGLEEKVKFEFEQTFMMYLPRICEHCINPPCVSSCPSGAIYKRDEDGIVLVDQDACRSWRFCVTGCPYKKVYFNWKTHKAEKCTFCFPRIEAGLPTICSETCVGRLRYIGIVFYDLDKVETAASVPDEKNLYHAQLDIFLDPHDPQVIEAARQAGYTEDWIEAAQRSPIYKLAVEQKIALPLHPEYRTLPMVWYVPPLSPIMSAFDGGLDDINPHVIFPAIDEMRIPIEYLANMLSAGDTEVIRTVLKKMVVMRSYMRAVTLGKEPDKTLLDKVGMTEETVREMYELSAIAKYSDRYVIPSSHREMADNMFLGQGTAGYDFMEGCSGCAVNAYMDDDYKFGDDYWRDMDEPTPKNL